Below is a window of Buchnera aphidicola str. Ak (Acyrthosiphon kondoi) DNA.
TTGTATTCAAATCATACATTTTTAGACACTATATTTTATGGAATAAGCGCATCGTTTGGATTTACTTTTGTAATGATTGTTTTTTCTTGTATTCGCGAACGTATAGTATTGTCTGATGTTCCTTTGCCATTTAAAGGTGCTCCTATTGTTTTGATCACTGTGAGTCTAATATCTATTACATTCATGGGTTTCAAAGGTTTGATAAAATTTTAATTATGTTCATACTCATTATTTTTGGTGCATTATCTTTTTTATTAGGAATAATATTAAGTTTAACCGCTTATAAATTTCGATCAAAAGAAGATCCTTTCATAGACATAGTTGATGAATTATTACCTCAAAGTCAATGTGCTCAATGCGGATATTCTGGATGCTATCCTTATGCAAAAGCAATAGTACAAAATTCTGAAGAAATCGATAAATGCATTCCTGGTGGTGCTGATCTTATATTGGAAATAGCTAATGTGTTAAATATAAAAGAACCCAAAGAAAATTTAACTATTGACAATAAAAAACAAAAAAAAACAACTGTATGGATTGATGAAAAAAACTGTGTTGGATGCTCAAAATGTGCTATTTTTTGTCCAGTAGACGCAATAGTTGGTGCCCCTAATTTCATTCATACAGTTTTACAAAAATTTTGTACTGGTTGTAATATTTGTTTATTACATTGTCCAACTAATTGTATTAAAATAAAAAAAGAAATTCATGAATAAGTTAAAATTATTAAAAATAAAAAAAATTTTAAAAAATTTTTTTTCTATAAAATGGTGGGAAAAAATATTTTTTTCCATTTTTAACATAAAAAAAAATATAATTTTAAAGGAGGTTTGAAATATGTATTTCAAAAAAATGAATCCAGGAGTGTGTTATTAAAATCTTTACCTCTTCCTGATAAATTTTTTATTTTTATAAAAGGTGATTTTTGTAATAAAAAATTGCGTGTTGAAATAAATCAAAAAGTATTACGTGGACAACCTTTGATTTTTAGTAATAAATTCGACACTCCTATT
It encodes the following:
- a CDS encoding RnfABCDGE type electron transport complex subunit B, which gives rise to MHGFQRFDKILIMFILIIFGALSFLLGIILSLTAYKFRSKEDPFIDIVDELLPQSQCAQCGYSGCYPYAKAIVQNSEEIDKCIPGGADLILEIANVLNIKEPKENLTIDNKKQKKTTVWIDEKNCVGCSKCAIFCPVDAIVGAPNFIHTVLQKFCTGCNICLLHCPTNCIKIKKEIHE